The sequence GCATTAATGTTAACAATATTTGCTCTTCAAGATAGTTTTGGTACTGCTTGTAACGTAACAGGAGATGGAGCATTAACAATGATATTAAATGGATTATATGGAAGTAAGATTAAATAGTAATTAAAAATAGAATAGTGATCAAAGAAATAGGGTAGAAATCAAAATTTGATTTCTACCCTATTAAAAATTAAATTGCTTAACTATTTATTATTTGAAATGTTTCATTAATAGTTCATCAAACTTTCCATTTTCATGTAATGTTTTTATTGCTGAATTTACTTCATTTAATAAATCTTCATCTGTTTTTCTTATTGCAATAGCGTAGTTTTCAGCTTCGCCTTTTCCTTCTGCCAATTTTAGATTATTATTCTTTTTAATATAATTATTAGCAGTTTCAGAATCCAAAACAACAGCGTCTATTTTGTTAGATTGTAATGCCATAATTCCTGCAAAAGCTGCATTAAATTTTTCTGAAGGATAACCCATGTCTGTGACTACAAAATCCCCTGTAAACCCTAACATAACTCCTATTTTTTTATCCTTTAAATCTTGAAAATCTTTAATATCTTTATTTGTCTTATTTAATACTATAACTTGGTTAGCTGAATAATATGGTTCTGAAAAATTAACAGCTTTTTTTCTATCCTCTGTTGCAGTCATTCCTGCAATAATTAAATCTATTTTTTTTGTTTGTAATGCTGGAATTAATCCGTCAAACCCCATATCCTTAATAACTATTTCTTTTCCAATTATTTTTCCTATTTCATTTACAAGATCCATATCAAATCCTACAGTTTCACCTTTTTCTAAATATTCAAATGGTGGAAACTCTGCATTTGTACCAACATAAATTTTATTTGAACCAAAACTAACTGTAAATAAAACAGCTGAAAATATAACCAGTAATATTTTTTTCATAAATTGCCTCCTAATTTTATTTTAATTTTAACTAATCTAACGATTTAATACTTTATTTAAAAATTCCTTTGTTCTTTCATGAGATGGATTTGTGAAAATTATGTCTGGAGAATTATCCTCTAAAATAGTTCCTTGATCCATAAAGAATACTCTATCTGCAACACTTTTTGCAAAGCCCATTTCATGAGTAACAACAATCATTGTCATTCCTTCTAAAGCTAATTCTCTCATAACGTCTAAAACTTCTTTTATCATTTCTGGATCTAAAGCTGATGTTGGCTCATCAAATAAAATAACTGATGGATCCATTGCTAGAGCCCTTGCTATAGCTATTCTTTGTTTTTGTCCCCCTGATAATTGATTAGGATAAACATTTGCCTTCTCTCTAAGACCAACTTTATCTAGTAATGTATATGCTTTTTCTTCAATTTCTTCTTTTTTAGTATTTTTTATTTTCATTGGAGCTAAAGTTAAATTTTGTAAAACTGTTTTATGAGGAAATAAATTAAAATGTTGAAAAACCATTCCAACTTTTTCTCTTATTTTATTAATGTCAGTTTTATCATCCATTAAATTTTTCCCTTGAATATAAATATTTCCCTTTGTTGGATCCTCTAACTTATTTAAACATCTTAAAAATGTTGATTTTCCACTTCCTGAAGGACCAATTACAGCTATTACTTCACCTTTTTTTATATTTACTGAAATATCTTTTAAAACTTCTAATTTCCCAAAATTTTTATATAAATGTTCTACTTTAATCACTTACTTTCATCCCCTTTTCTACTTTTCTCATTAATTTAGTAAATAATCCTGTCATAATTAAATAAATAATTCCAACTGCAATTAATGGCTCTACCCCTCTATAAGTTTGACTTGTAATAATGTTAGCTGAACGTAATAAATCTACTCCACCTATAAATCCTACAATTGATGTTTCTTTTAATAAAGTTATAAATTCACTTACTAAAGCAGGTAATATCTTCTTTACTGCTTGAGGTATTATGATTTCTTTCATAGCTATGTAATAAGGCATTCCTAAAGCTTTTGCTGCTTCCATTTGCCCCTTATCTAATCCCTCTATTCCAGCTCTTATAATCTCGCATACATAGGCTCCTGAGTTTATTCCAAATGATAGTGAAGCAATTAAGAATACTGGCATATCTCTAAAACCAGCAAAAACTATATTAGCTAAAACCATTAATTGAACAACTGCTGGAGTTCCTCTTATTAAATCTGTATAAAATATAGCTAGCCATCCTAAAGGATTAAAATTTCTTAATTTTTCATTTTTACTCTTTTTAAAGGGAGTAAAATTAGATATTCTCATTAAAGCTGCTATAACACCTAACAAAACCCCTAGTGCAGCTGCAAGTAATGTCACTCCAATTGAAAATTTAAGACCTTTTAAAACATACATATATCTTTCACCATCAATAAAAATTTCTTTTAATACTTTTAAATATTCCACAATTCTTCCTCCAATTTATTTGTTATTATTTTATTCCTTATTAACAAAAAAGTCTAGCTTAAAAACTAGACTAATATCTTTAAAATAAAAACCAATAGTTAAACTATTGGTTAATAAATCTATTTTATGCTCATAGAAAATTTCTAATCTTTACAGAAAATTTAAGATATTATTTAGCCAAGCCAAAAGAAAACGATATATTTTATTCGTTTAAAAACCTATCTTCCTTTGTCTCCTTAGGATTAATATCATAATCTTCTCCTCATCTCTTTTAATGGTTTAATATTATCAAAAATATTTAAAAATGTCAATAGCTAATTTAAAAGTTCCTTGAACCCTTCACCTAAGACTTCTGAAACATCTGTTATATACATAAAGGCTTTATTGTCTGAAGTTCTAACTATTTTTTTCACTGTTGAAATATCATATATACTAACAATACACTTTATCATTTCTTTTGGCTCATAGGTATATCCACCTTTAATAGGAATAATTGTTGTCCCTCTTCCTACTTCTTTCATAATTCTATCTTTTATTTCAACTGATTTTTTTGATATTATAGTAATTGACTTAGCTTTTGAAAATCCCTCTTGAATTTTATCTATAATTTTAGTGGAAATATAGATTCCCACTAAAGTATACATGAAAATTTCCTTTCCAAATAATAATCCTAAAGCAGATAAGACAATTAAATCTATGGCTAGAAATCCTTTTCCAACTGAGACATCCCAGAATTTATTCAAAATTTTCACAATTATATCTGTTCCTCCACTTGATCCACCTGAAGCAAACATTATTCCTAAGCCAACTCCTCCTAATATACCACCAAAAACAGCAGCCATAAACTTGTCATCCATAGGTCCCAAATATCCTGAAAACACTTTAAAGGCTATGGATGTAACCACAGTGCCGTATAAAGTTTTCAAGATAAATTCCTTGCCTATGAATTTATACCCAATTATTATCAATGGAATATTAATAACTGCATATGTTATGCCTATATCAAAATCAAATAAATAATGTAATATGATTGATACCCCTGTTACTCCTCCATCTGCA comes from Fusobacterium sp. IOR10 and encodes:
- a CDS encoding cation:dicarboxylate symporter family transporter, which produces ALMLTIFALQDSFGTACNVTGDGALTMILNGLYGSKIK
- a CDS encoding basic amino acid ABC transporter substrate-binding protein, with amino-acid sequence MKKILLVIFSAVLFTVSFGSNKIYVGTNAEFPPFEYLEKGETVGFDMDLVNEIGKIIGKEIVIKDMGFDGLIPALQTKKIDLIIAGMTATEDRKKAVNFSEPYYSANQVIVLNKTNKDIKDFQDLKDKKIGVMLGFTGDFVVTDMGYPSEKFNAAFAGIMALQSNKIDAVVLDSETANNYIKKNNNLKLAEGKGEAENYAIAIRKTDEDLLNEVNSAIKTLHENGKFDELLMKHFK
- a CDS encoding amino acid ABC transporter ATP-binding protein, which gives rise to MIKVEHLYKNFGKLEVLKDISVNIKKGEVIAVIGPSGSGKSTFLRCLNKLEDPTKGNIYIQGKNLMDDKTDINKIREKVGMVFQHFNLFPHKTVLQNLTLAPMKIKNTKKEEIEEKAYTLLDKVGLREKANVYPNQLSGGQKQRIAIARALAMDPSVILFDEPTSALDPEMIKEVLDVMRELALEGMTMIVVTHEMGFAKSVADRVFFMDQGTILEDNSPDIIFTNPSHERTKEFLNKVLNR
- a CDS encoding amino acid ABC transporter permease, with amino-acid sequence MEYLKVLKEIFIDGERYMYVLKGLKFSIGVTLLAAALGVLLGVIAALMRISNFTPFKKSKNEKLRNFNPLGWLAIFYTDLIRGTPAVVQLMVLANIVFAGFRDMPVFLIASLSFGINSGAYVCEIIRAGIEGLDKGQMEAAKALGMPYYIAMKEIIIPQAVKKILPALVSEFITLLKETSIVGFIGGVDLLRSANIITSQTYRGVEPLIAVGIIYLIMTGLFTKLMRKVEKGMKVSD
- a CDS encoding YitT family protein; this translates as MKKEIFKDVLLMTVGAFIYAFGINYFFVGNNFADGGVTGVSIILHYLFDFDIGITYAVINIPLIIIGYKFIGKEFILKTLYGTVVTSIAFKVFSGYLGPMDDKFMAAVFGGILGGVGLGIMFASGGSSGGTDIIVKILNKFWDVSVGKGFLAIDLIVLSALGLLFGKEIFMYTLVGIYISTKIIDKIQEGFSKAKSITIISKKSVEIKDRIMKEVGRGTTIIPIKGGYTYEPKEMIKCIVSIYDISTVKKIVRTSDNKAFMYITDVSEVLGEGFKELLN